A window of the Nocardia sp. NBC_01329 genome harbors these coding sequences:
- a CDS encoding endonuclease V, with translation MVRVRQMHEWAVSEEAAVAVQQRLRGLVRIGDEHGPIRKAAGLDVAYRDPDIAIGVVTVLDVDSLAVLDQAVVRERIEFPYISGLFAFREIPPLTRALESLRVEPDVLVCDGHGLAHPRRFGLAAHLGVLTDLPSIGVAKKSSGDHADPGPDRGDSSPVTSDGEIVGRALRTQPGVKPLFVSVGHRFSLDSACALVLRLAPRYRLPETTRTADHLGRIA, from the coding sequence ATGGTGCGGGTCCGGCAGATGCACGAGTGGGCGGTGAGCGAGGAGGCGGCCGTCGCCGTCCAGCAGCGGCTGCGAGGCCTGGTGCGGATAGGTGACGAACACGGCCCGATCCGGAAGGCGGCCGGGTTGGATGTCGCCTACCGCGATCCCGATATCGCGATCGGGGTGGTCACCGTGCTGGACGTGGATTCGCTCGCCGTGCTGGATCAGGCGGTGGTCCGCGAGCGTATCGAGTTCCCCTACATTTCCGGGCTTTTCGCCTTCCGCGAGATTCCCCCGTTGACCCGCGCACTGGAATCGCTTCGGGTCGAACCGGATGTCCTGGTCTGCGACGGCCACGGCCTGGCCCACCCCCGTCGTTTCGGACTCGCGGCCCATCTGGGTGTGCTCACCGACCTGCCCAGTATCGGTGTCGCCAAGAAATCCTCCGGCGACCATGCCGATCCCGGCCCGGACCGGGGTGATTCGAGCCCGGTCACCTCCGACGGCGAGATCGTCGGCCGAGCCCTGCGTACTCAGCCGGGGGTCAAACCACTGTTCGTCTCGGTCGGGCATCGTTTCAGCCTGGACTCCGCCTGTGCGCTGGTCTTGCGCCTGGCGCCGCGCTACCGGCTGCCGGAGACCACCCGCACCGCTGACCATCTCGGCCGCATCGCCTGA
- the proB gene encoding glutamate 5-kinase: MVPAELSSARRSIAEARRVVVKIGSSALTSLSGGLDIARLDRLADAIEARMRSGSDVVVVSSGAIGAGLAPLGLTRRPRDLATKQAAASVGQLALVHAWGTSFARYDRTVGQILLSADDFARREHHRNAQRTLDRLRSLGAVAVVNENDTVATEEIRFGDNDRLAALVAHLVGADALFLLSDVAGLYDGDPRKGNANFIGEVRTSADLDGVIAGSGGVLGTGGMASKLSAARLAADAGVPVLLAAADEAAEALGTGTVGTAFAARPVRLSARRFWVRHAADSHGAILIDSGAVEAVAGARRSLLAAGIVGVRGRFHGGDVVDLVGPDRTIVARGVVEYDAAELATVLGRSTRELPDGMQRPVIHADDLVRV, from the coding sequence CTGGTTCCAGCAGAACTCAGCAGTGCCCGGCGTTCGATCGCCGAGGCCCGGCGCGTAGTGGTGAAGATCGGCTCCTCGGCCCTCACCAGCTTGTCCGGCGGACTCGATATCGCCAGGCTGGACCGGCTCGCCGACGCTATCGAGGCCCGGATGCGATCCGGATCCGATGTGGTCGTCGTATCGTCCGGTGCGATCGGCGCGGGCCTGGCGCCGCTCGGGTTGACCAGGCGTCCCCGGGATCTCGCCACCAAACAGGCCGCGGCCAGCGTCGGGCAGCTCGCGCTCGTCCATGCCTGGGGCACCTCGTTCGCGCGCTATGACCGCACGGTCGGTCAAATTCTGCTCAGCGCCGACGATTTCGCCCGCCGGGAACACCATCGCAATGCACAGCGCACCCTCGACCGGCTGCGGTCGCTCGGTGCGGTCGCGGTGGTGAACGAGAACGACACCGTCGCGACGGAGGAGATCCGGTTCGGCGACAACGACCGGCTCGCCGCGCTGGTGGCGCATCTGGTGGGTGCCGACGCGCTGTTCCTGCTCTCGGATGTGGCCGGGCTCTACGACGGCGACCCCCGCAAGGGAAACGCGAATTTCATCGGCGAGGTACGGACGAGTGCCGACCTCGACGGGGTGATCGCCGGTAGCGGCGGAGTGCTCGGGACCGGTGGGATGGCGTCCAAACTGTCGGCGGCTCGGTTGGCGGCGGACGCCGGAGTCCCGGTGCTGCTCGCCGCAGCCGACGAGGCCGCCGAAGCGCTCGGAACCGGTACGGTCGGAACCGCTTTCGCGGCCCGCCCGGTGCGGTTGTCGGCGCGCCGGTTCTGGGTACGCCATGCCGCCGACAGCCACGGCGCGATCCTCATCGACTCGGGCGCGGTCGAAGCCGTGGCCGGTGCCCGGCGGTCCCTGCTCGCGGCGGGAATCGTCGGGGTCCGGGGGCGTTTTCACGGTGGTGACGTAGTGGATCTCGTGGGCCCGGATCGGACGATCGTGGCCCGTGGCGTGGTGGAATACGACGCCGCCGAACTCGCGACAGTGCTCGGCCGGTCCACCCGGGAACTGCCGGACGGTATGCAGCGCCCGGTGATTCACGCCGACGACCTGGTACGGGTCTGA
- the ndk gene encoding nucleoside-diphosphate kinase: protein MTEQTLILIKPDAVARGYVGEVLNRIERKGLTIMALELTQVTEEVARAHYAEHAEKPFYGSLIEFITSGPVVAAVLEGPRAIAAFRQLAGGTDPVEKAVPGSIRGDLGLETQYNLVHGSDSPESAKREISLWFPEFPL, encoded by the coding sequence GTGACAGAGCAGACGTTGATTCTGATCAAACCGGACGCCGTGGCCCGTGGCTACGTCGGCGAAGTGCTGAACCGCATCGAGCGCAAGGGGCTCACCATCATGGCCCTCGAGCTCACACAGGTGACCGAGGAAGTGGCCCGCGCCCACTACGCCGAGCACGCGGAGAAACCGTTCTATGGTTCGCTGATCGAGTTCATCACCTCCGGTCCCGTCGTCGCGGCCGTTCTGGAGGGACCGCGCGCCATCGCCGCCTTCCGGCAGCTGGCCGGCGGTACCGATCCGGTCGAGAAGGCCGTCCCCGGCAGCATCCGTGGTGACCTGGGTCTCGAGACCCAGTACAACCTGGTTCACGGATCGGACTCGCCCGAGTCCGCCAAGCGCGAAATCTCCCTCTGGTTCCCCGAATTCCCGCTCTGA
- a CDS encoding DUF4233 domain-containing protein — MSEPEASGPETTTPAPPDPWKGLRGVMAGALVLEAITVLLALPVVADIAGGVTWLSGTYLVVLALVMIVGAGLQRRSWAIPFNLGLQVPVLIGGVFHLSIAVIGVVFLAVWAFILLLRADVKKRLEEGTLPSQRAPGGS; from the coding sequence ATGAGTGAGCCCGAAGCGTCCGGTCCCGAGACCACCACCCCGGCCCCGCCCGACCCGTGGAAGGGCCTGCGGGGTGTGATGGCGGGCGCCTTGGTGCTCGAAGCGATCACGGTGCTGCTGGCGCTGCCGGTTGTCGCCGATATCGCCGGTGGCGTCACCTGGCTGTCGGGTACCTACCTCGTGGTGCTGGCGCTGGTGATGATCGTGGGTGCCGGACTGCAGCGCCGCTCCTGGGCGATTCCGTTCAACCTGGGATTGCAGGTGCCGGTGTTGATCGGCGGGGTGTTCCACCTCTCGATCGCGGTGATCGGCGTGGTCTTCCTCGCGGTCTGGGCCTTCATCCTGCTGCTGCGCGCGGATGTGAAGAAGCGGCTGGAGGAGGGCACCCTGCCCAGCCAGCGTGCTCCCGGCGGTTCCTGA
- a CDS encoding TROVE domain-containing protein, with protein MDALAGIDLRSTAQREQADPRQVPNNAGGWTFEVTPEIRLRRFLTLGTDGGTYYVGPRGITRENAAIVVDFAQRRTEDLVRIVVEISVSGRAPRQNQALFALAAAASLGDAEGRRAALDALPLVARTGTHLFLFARYIEQFRGWGRGLRRAVANWYTAKPIDEIAYQAVKYRQREGWSHRDLLRLAHPATTEDERKRLFDWICGREPGLDGLRLVEGFQRATTADPAAVPELVREYRLSWEMLPDVALSLPEVWEALLDNGLPQTALLRQLPRLTSLGLLEPLGTRTRAVAEQLADPERLRRGRVHPMNVLVALRTYASGHGARGGGAWAPSRPIVDALDAAFYAAFEAVEPTGKRFLLALDVSGSMTARISGLPLSAREASAALALVTSATEPHCETVGFTAATDATGWREAALTPLPISPRQRLDDAIRAVSNLPFRGTDCSLPMRYALDCALEVDVFVVLTDNETWAGTEHPHQALQRYREQIAPGAKLVVIGMTATGFTIADPADAGMLDIAGFDAAVPALLADFARGI; from the coding sequence ATGGACGCACTCGCCGGTATCGATCTGCGCAGCACAGCGCAACGGGAACAGGCCGATCCGCGCCAGGTGCCGAACAACGCCGGTGGGTGGACGTTCGAGGTCACCCCCGAGATTCGGCTGCGCCGGTTCCTCACCCTCGGCACCGACGGGGGAACCTATTACGTGGGCCCCCGCGGCATCACCAGGGAGAATGCCGCGATCGTGGTGGATTTCGCACAGCGCCGGACCGAGGACCTGGTCCGTATCGTGGTCGAGATCTCCGTATCCGGCCGGGCGCCCCGACAGAACCAGGCACTGTTCGCGCTGGCAGCCGCGGCGTCCCTGGGTGATGCCGAGGGACGGCGGGCCGCGTTGGACGCGCTACCCCTGGTAGCCCGCACCGGAACGCACCTGTTCCTGTTCGCCCGCTATATCGAGCAGTTCCGAGGCTGGGGCCGCGGCCTACGCCGGGCCGTCGCGAACTGGTACACCGCGAAGCCGATCGACGAGATCGCCTACCAGGCGGTGAAATACCGGCAGCGCGAGGGCTGGTCCCACCGCGACCTGCTGCGGCTGGCGCACCCGGCGACCACCGAGGACGAGCGCAAGCGGCTGTTCGACTGGATCTGCGGCCGCGAACCCGGCCTCGACGGGCTGCGGCTGGTCGAGGGGTTCCAGCGGGCCACCACAGCGGATCCGGCCGCCGTACCGGAGCTGGTGCGCGAGTACCGGCTGTCGTGGGAGATGTTGCCCGATGTGGCGCTGAGCCTTCCCGAGGTGTGGGAGGCGCTGCTGGACAACGGTCTGCCGCAGACCGCATTGTTGCGCCAGTTGCCGCGACTGACCTCGCTCGGCCTCCTCGAACCGCTCGGCACCCGGACCCGCGCGGTCGCCGAACAGCTGGCCGATCCGGAACGGTTGCGCCGCGGCCGTGTGCACCCGATGAACGTCCTGGTCGCCTTGCGCACCTATGCCTCCGGGCACGGAGCGCGAGGCGGGGGTGCCTGGGCACCGTCCCGTCCGATCGTGGATGCCCTGGACGCCGCGTTCTATGCCGCCTTCGAGGCGGTGGAACCCACCGGCAAACGGTTCCTGCTGGCACTGGACGTCTCCGGTTCGATGACGGCCCGGATCTCGGGACTGCCGTTGTCGGCCCGGGAGGCCAGCGCGGCACTGGCGCTGGTGACCTCGGCGACCGAGCCGCATTGCGAAACCGTCGGTTTCACCGCGGCGACCGACGCGACCGGGTGGCGTGAGGCGGCGCTCACTCCCCTGCCGATCAGTCCGCGGCAGCGACTGGACGACGCCATCCGAGCGGTATCGAACCTGCCGTTCAGGGGCACCGACTGCTCGCTGCCGATGCGGTACGCCCTGGACTGTGCTCTAGAAGTGGACGTTTTCGTGGTGCTCACCGACAACGAGACCTGGGCGGGCACCGAACACCCGCACCAGGCGCTACAGCGATACCGGGAACAGATCGCCCCGGGGGCGAAACTGGTGGTGATCGGAATGACCGCCACCGGTTTCACCATCGCCGATCCGGCGGACGCGGGGATGCTGGATATCGCGGGTTTCGATGCCGCGGTCCCGGCGCTGCTGGCCGATTTCGCCCGCGGCATCTGA
- the rpmA gene encoding 50S ribosomal protein L27, translating into MAHKKGASSSRNGRDSNAQRLGVKRFGGQSVKAGEILVRQRGTHFHPGVNVGRGGDDTLFALSAGAVEFGSKRGRKTVNIVVPEPVQA; encoded by the coding sequence ATGGCACATAAGAAGGGCGCATCCAGCTCCCGGAACGGCCGCGATTCCAATGCACAGCGGCTCGGCGTGAAGCGTTTCGGCGGGCAGTCGGTCAAGGCCGGCGAGATCTTGGTGCGGCAGCGCGGCACCCACTTCCACCCCGGCGTCAATGTCGGCCGTGGCGGGGACGACACCCTGTTCGCGCTCTCGGCGGGTGCCGTCGAGTTCGGCAGCAAGCGGGGTCGTAAGACCGTCAATATCGTGGTCCCGGAGCCGGTCCAAGCCTGA
- a CDS encoding alpha/beta fold hydrolase: MATLPVPDETRILTTTFGRVTAYRFGPPAAEPLVLLSGRQASTPMWRANIGSLAEQRTVWSLDSLGEPGATAQTAPITGPRDQAAWLDQALAQLGAERVHLLGVSIGGWLAAQTVVYRPERVASAILLDPAVTFAPVTWKMILVSLGSILPGVPRAVREWLLSWISGGAKADDSVPEARLIASGMRDFVQRSEQPRQPTTEQLRSVPVPILVILAGDSIIHNPSRAAERARQVPGAEVEVWPGHSHAINGEAPERIAARVRQFLAQL, from the coding sequence ATGGCGACCCTACCGGTACCCGACGAGACCCGGATCCTTACCACCACGTTCGGCCGGGTCACCGCCTACCGTTTCGGCCCGCCCGCCGCCGAACCCCTCGTGCTGCTGTCCGGGCGGCAGGCCTCTACACCCATGTGGCGAGCCAATATCGGGAGCCTCGCCGAACAGCGGACCGTCTGGTCGCTGGACAGCCTCGGCGAGCCCGGGGCCACCGCACAGACCGCGCCCATCACCGGCCCGCGGGATCAGGCCGCCTGGCTGGATCAAGCTCTCGCGCAGTTGGGGGCCGAGCGGGTCCACCTGCTCGGGGTGAGTATCGGCGGCTGGCTGGCCGCACAGACCGTCGTCTACCGGCCGGAACGGGTGGCCTCGGCGATCCTGCTCGATCCGGCCGTCACCTTCGCCCCGGTCACCTGGAAGATGATCCTGGTCTCGCTGGGCAGCATCCTGCCCGGTGTCCCGAGGGCCGTGCGGGAGTGGCTGCTGAGCTGGATCTCCGGTGGCGCGAAAGCCGACGATTCGGTCCCCGAGGCCCGGCTCATCGCATCGGGTATGCGGGATTTCGTGCAGCGCTCGGAGCAGCCGCGGCAACCGACGACCGAACAACTGCGTTCGGTCCCGGTCCCTATCCTGGTGATTCTGGCGGGCGACAGTATCATCCACAACCCCAGCCGCGCCGCGGAACGCGCCCGGCAGGTTCCGGGCGCCGAGGTCGAGGTATGGCCCGGGCACTCGCACGCGATCAACGGCGAGGCACCGGAGCGGATCGCCGCCCGCGTCCGACAGTTCCTGGCACAGCTGTAG
- a CDS encoding translation initiation factor IF-2 N-terminal domain-containing protein, translating to MADQEPLDTTSQDDDQLPERIRVHALAKRLGVTSKRILAKLSELGTEARSPQSSVDRAVAESVRESLTAPPALTSAESGLFAPTGTTAGADTTGGAASAPTGGATHPPVTEEPEPAPGAGSGQIPGIDTKPAAAAAEAAEPQATAGSAAAADVATEADPGARAVPASAEIAEAAADAPATPVTPLPAFTAAFNLFASPVREEPTSVEPAVFESAVVAAPLFLSPDAAAAEQPRRRRKPEPEPEPESGADTDADTDTDTDTDDHSEQGDSDDQPRRRRRGRRGRGRGRGEQQSDSDDTDADTDTDSEDDASADSDEQSTDTGETADSGDSDESESEDSGGAGEDSESGASRRRRRRRRRKVAGDAGESESSEDDPPNTVVHEREPRNKTRARATVDEVQGITGSTRLEAKRQRRRDGREAGRRRPPILTESEFLARREAVDRVMVVREKESPGHPAATQVAVLEDNILVEHFVTNTGSASMVGNVYLGKVQNVLPSMEAAFVDIGRGRNGVLYAGEVNWEAAGLGGRERKIEQALKPGAQVLVQVSKDPVGHKGARLTTQISLAGRFLVYVPGGTSTGISRKLPDTERKRLKEILRDIVPADAGVIIRTASEGVSEAELTRDVERLQTAWRKIAAAAENESGAPKTLYEEPDLLVKVVRDLFNEDFSKLVIEGERSWNTVENYIGTVAPDLLARVSRHESAGADVFETYRIDEQLAKALDRKVWLPSGGTLVIDRTEAMTVVDVNTGKFTGSGGGNLEETVTRNNLEAAEEIVRQMRLRDIGGMIVVDFIDMVLESNRDLVLRRLTEALGRDRTRHQVSEVTSLGLVQMTRKKLGTGLVEAFSTTCEHCHGRGLLVHSYPVEPSSSDEGAGRGRESGSRRRRGRDKPAAAAPAAPQQTAVPELSEEEAAARRAHPVALAMAAHHPETDETERTAEASKQDAAVKGSRAGTRGAESTVEAADSDTSSADSARAAKNAEAGAEPRRRRARVRRSAGAAGRTPAAEQNGSSATGEAEVTESVATEPVVSAAAEPVAAEPVAAEPVAAEPDAGDGAGQAAPEPEAPEDAAPGPDEASVPPVETAPAAARNGPAHTANGSAHSAETAPASATESEPAGSPESGGDDVPETRSRRRRVARSTSAPAADSAGAVFVLAATDQPAAPVTEVAADPPEPEVPVRRARRRAAGRPSGPPVDEQN from the coding sequence GTGGCCGATCAAGAGCCGCTGGACACAACATCACAGGACGACGATCAATTGCCGGAGCGAATTCGAGTACATGCCCTGGCCAAACGGCTCGGCGTGACCAGTAAGCGCATCCTGGCCAAACTCAGCGAACTCGGGACCGAGGCCCGGAGCCCGCAATCGAGCGTGGACCGGGCCGTCGCGGAGTCGGTGCGCGAATCACTGACGGCTCCCCCCGCACTCACCTCCGCCGAGTCAGGCCTGTTCGCACCCACCGGCACGACCGCGGGCGCGGACACCACCGGAGGCGCTGCGTCGGCGCCCACCGGCGGCGCGACGCATCCCCCGGTGACCGAGGAGCCGGAACCCGCCCCGGGTGCCGGTTCCGGGCAAATCCCTGGCATCGACACGAAACCGGCAGCCGCCGCGGCGGAAGCGGCCGAGCCGCAGGCCACCGCGGGCTCCGCCGCTGCGGCGGACGTCGCGACCGAAGCGGATCCCGGCGCGCGGGCTGTCCCGGCGTCGGCCGAGATCGCGGAGGCAGCGGCCGATGCCCCTGCCACGCCGGTGACTCCGCTGCCCGCTTTCACGGCCGCCTTCAACCTCTTCGCGAGCCCGGTACGCGAGGAACCCACCTCGGTAGAACCTGCCGTCTTCGAGTCCGCTGTCGTCGCGGCCCCGCTGTTCCTGTCCCCGGATGCCGCCGCGGCCGAACAGCCGCGCCGCCGACGCAAGCCCGAACCGGAACCCGAGCCGGAATCCGGCGCGGATACCGACGCCGATACCGATACCGATACCGATACCGACGACCATTCCGAGCAGGGTGATTCCGACGATCAGCCCCGGCGTCGCCGTCGAGGTCGGCGCGGTCGCGGCCGGGGCCGGGGCGAACAGCAGTCCGATTCCGACGACACCGACGCCGACACCGATACCGATTCCGAAGACGACGCGAGCGCCGATTCCGACGAACAGTCCACCGATACCGGCGAGACCGCCGATTCCGGTGACAGCGACGAATCCGAGTCCGAGGATTCCGGTGGTGCGGGGGAGGACTCCGAGAGCGGTGCCAGCCGTCGTCGTCGTCGTCGGCGCCGCCGCAAAGTCGCCGGAGATGCCGGTGAGAGCGAATCGTCCGAGGACGATCCGCCCAATACCGTGGTCCACGAGCGGGAACCGCGGAACAAGACCCGCGCTCGCGCGACCGTCGACGAAGTCCAGGGCATCACCGGTTCCACCCGGCTCGAGGCCAAACGGCAGCGTCGTCGCGATGGCCGCGAGGCCGGCCGCCGGCGGCCGCCGATCCTCACCGAATCGGAGTTCCTGGCCCGACGCGAGGCCGTGGACCGGGTGATGGTCGTTCGTGAGAAGGAGTCCCCGGGGCATCCGGCCGCCACCCAGGTCGCGGTGCTCGAGGACAACATCCTGGTCGAGCATTTCGTCACTAATACCGGTTCGGCGTCCATGGTGGGCAATGTCTACCTGGGCAAGGTGCAGAACGTGCTGCCCAGTATGGAGGCCGCGTTCGTCGATATCGGCCGAGGCCGCAACGGCGTGCTCTACGCGGGCGAGGTCAACTGGGAGGCCGCCGGGCTCGGCGGTAGGGAACGCAAGATCGAACAGGCGCTCAAACCGGGCGCCCAGGTGCTGGTCCAGGTGAGCAAGGACCCGGTCGGTCATAAGGGCGCCCGGCTCACCACCCAGATCAGCCTGGCCGGTCGCTTCCTCGTCTACGTGCCCGGCGGTACCTCCACCGGGATCAGCCGCAAACTGCCCGATACCGAGCGCAAACGGCTCAAGGAGATCCTGCGCGATATCGTCCCCGCCGACGCGGGCGTCATCATCCGCACCGCGTCCGAGGGCGTGAGCGAAGCCGAACTCACCCGCGACGTGGAACGGCTGCAGACGGCCTGGCGCAAGATCGCCGCGGCCGCCGAGAACGAGTCGGGGGCGCCGAAGACCCTCTACGAGGAGCCGGACCTGCTGGTCAAGGTCGTCCGCGATCTGTTCAACGAGGACTTCTCGAAGCTGGTGATCGAGGGCGAGCGCTCCTGGAACACCGTCGAGAACTACATCGGGACAGTCGCACCGGATCTGCTCGCCCGGGTCTCCCGGCACGAGAGCGCCGGCGCCGATGTCTTCGAGACCTACCGCATCGATGAACAATTGGCCAAGGCCCTCGATCGCAAGGTGTGGCTGCCCTCGGGCGGCACCCTGGTGATCGACCGCACCGAAGCCATGACGGTGGTCGACGTCAACACCGGTAAGTTCACCGGTTCCGGCGGCGGCAACCTGGAGGAGACGGTCACCAGGAACAATCTGGAGGCGGCCGAGGAGATAGTTCGCCAGATGCGGCTGCGCGATATCGGCGGCATGATCGTGGTCGACTTCATCGATATGGTGCTGGAGTCCAACCGCGATCTGGTGCTGCGTCGTCTCACCGAGGCGCTGGGCCGCGACCGCACCCGCCATCAGGTATCCGAGGTGACCTCGCTGGGCCTGGTCCAGATGACCCGTAAGAAGCTCGGAACCGGGCTGGTGGAGGCGTTCTCCACGACCTGTGAGCATTGCCACGGGCGCGGCCTCCTGGTGCACAGCTACCCGGTGGAGCCGTCGAGTTCGGACGAGGGAGCCGGCCGCGGTCGCGAGTCCGGTTCGCGACGTCGCCGTGGTCGGGACAAGCCGGCCGCCGCGGCGCCCGCCGCTCCGCAGCAGACCGCCGTGCCGGAGCTCTCGGAGGAAGAGGCAGCGGCCAGGCGCGCCCATCCGGTGGCGCTGGCCATGGCCGCCCACCATCCGGAGACCGACGAGACGGAGCGCACAGCCGAGGCATCGAAGCAGGATGCGGCGGTGAAGGGGTCGCGGGCCGGTACCCGCGGGGCGGAGTCCACGGTCGAAGCGGCCGACTCCGATACCTCGTCGGCTGATTCGGCTCGAGCGGCGAAGAATGCCGAGGCGGGTGCCGAGCCGCGTCGTCGCCGGGCCAGGGTCCGGCGTTCGGCCGGCGCTGCCGGGCGGACTCCGGCCGCGGAACAGAACGGTAGCAGCGCGACCGGTGAGGCCGAGGTCACCGAGTCGGTAGCCACCGAGCCGGTTGTCTCCGCCGCAGCCGAGCCGGTCGCAGCCGAGCCGGTTGCTGCCGAGCCGGTTGCTGCCGAGCCGGACGCCGGCGACGGCGCCGGGCAGGCTGCTCCCGAACCGGAAGCCCCCGAAGACGCGGCACCCGGCCCGGACGAGGCATCGGTGCCGCCTGTCGAGACCGCACCCGCCGCGGCTCGCAACGGTCCGGCTCACACGGCGAACGGTTCGGCGCACTCGGCGGAAACCGCCCCCGCGTCGGCCACGGAATCGGAACCTGCGGGATCGCCGGAGTCCGGCGGGGACGATGTTCCGGAGACCCGGAGCAGGCGGCGTCGCGTCGCCCGCTCGACCTCGGCTCCGGCCGCGGACAGTGCGGGCGCGGTATTCGTACTGGCGGCCACCGACCAGCCCGCCGCGCCGGTCACCGAAGTCGCGGCCGATCCGCCGGAGCCCGAGGTTCCGGTGCGCCGGGCGCGCCGCCGGGCCGCGGGACGTCCGTCCGGACCGCCGGTGGACGAGCAGAACTGA
- the obgE gene encoding GTPase ObgE gives MAKFIDRVVLHVRAGKGGHGCASVHREKFKPLGGPDGGNGGNGGDVILEVDANVHTLLDFHFHPHAKAGNGKPGEGGNRDGKKGGELLLKVPDGTVVVNADGEVLMDLVGAGNRFVVAKGGRGGLGNASLVSRARKAPGFALLGEEGEAHDVVLELKSVADVGLVGFPSAGKSSLVSVLSAAKPKIADYPFTTLVPNLGVVNAGDTTFTVADVPGLIPGASDGRGLGLDFLRHLERCAVLAHVVDLATLEPGRDPLSDIDALEAELAAYKPALHGDVSLGDLADRPRVVILNKVDVPDAEDLADLVTPELRERGWPVFRISAVAHSGLRQLTFALAELVQAYRDAHPKADPKRPVIRPVPVDDSGFTVRADPEEPGGFIVRGTRPERWVRQTQFDNDEAVGYLADRLARLGVEDELVRRGAQPGAPVTIGEVTFDWEPQIAAGTDLVPTGRGTDIRLEQTDRVGAAERKHASRVRRGLVDEESEE, from the coding sequence ATGGCCAAGTTCATCGACCGTGTCGTTCTTCATGTCCGTGCCGGTAAAGGCGGGCACGGCTGTGCGTCGGTGCACCGGGAGAAGTTCAAACCACTGGGCGGCCCCGACGGCGGTAACGGCGGTAACGGCGGGGATGTGATCCTCGAGGTGGATGCCAATGTGCATACATTGCTGGATTTCCACTTCCATCCGCACGCCAAGGCCGGCAACGGCAAACCCGGCGAGGGCGGTAACCGGGACGGGAAGAAGGGCGGGGAGCTGCTGCTGAAGGTCCCGGACGGGACCGTCGTCGTGAACGCCGACGGCGAGGTCCTGATGGACCTGGTGGGGGCCGGTAACCGGTTCGTCGTCGCCAAAGGCGGCCGGGGCGGGCTGGGGAACGCGTCCCTGGTCTCCCGGGCCCGGAAGGCGCCCGGATTCGCCCTGCTCGGCGAGGAAGGCGAGGCCCACGATGTGGTGCTCGAGCTCAAATCCGTCGCCGATGTGGGTCTGGTCGGATTTCCGTCCGCGGGTAAGTCGTCGCTGGTCTCGGTGCTGTCCGCCGCCAAGCCGAAAATCGCCGACTATCCCTTCACCACCCTGGTGCCCAACCTCGGTGTCGTGAACGCGGGCGATACGACCTTCACAGTCGCCGACGTACCCGGATTGATCCCCGGGGCCAGTGACGGTCGCGGTCTGGGCCTGGATTTCCTCCGTCATCTGGAACGCTGCGCGGTACTGGCGCATGTGGTCGACCTCGCGACCCTGGAACCCGGCCGGGACCCGCTCTCCGATATCGATGCTCTCGAGGCCGAACTCGCCGCCTACAAGCCTGCCCTGCACGGCGATGTGAGCCTCGGTGATCTCGCGGACCGGCCCCGGGTGGTGATCCTCAACAAGGTCGACGTACCCGATGCCGAAGATCTCGCCGACCTGGTCACACCCGAGCTGCGGGAACGCGGTTGGCCGGTGTTCCGGATCTCGGCCGTCGCGCATTCCGGTTTGCGGCAATTGACCTTCGCGCTCGCCGAACTGGTGCAGGCCTACCGTGATGCGCATCCGAAGGCCGATCCGAAGCGGCCGGTGATCCGTCCGGTGCCGGTCGACGATTCCGGATTCACCGTGCGCGCCGATCCGGAGGAGCCGGGTGGTTTCATCGTGCGCGGTACGCGGCCCGAGCGCTGGGTCCGCCAGACCCAGTTCGACAACGACGAAGCCGTCGGCTATCTCGCCGACCGCCTGGCCCGCCTGGGTGTCGAGGACGAACTGGTGCGGCGCGGGGCGCAACCGGGTGCGCCGGTGACCATCGGCGAGGTGACCTTCGACTGGGAACCGCAGATCGCCGCCGGCACCGACCTGGTGCCCACCGGTCGCGGTACCGATATCCGGCTCGAACAGACCGACCGCGTGGGCGCGGCCGAACGTAAGCACGCATCGCGGGTGCGCCGCGGTCTGGTGGACGAGGAAAGCGAGGAGTAG
- the rplU gene encoding 50S ribosomal protein L21 — protein MATYAIVKTGGKQYKVAVGDLVKVEKIEGAPGTSVALSPVLVVDGAELTTAADKLAKVAVSAEVVEQTKGPKIRIHKFKNKTGYHKRQGHRQPLTVLKVTGIK, from the coding sequence ATGGCAACGTACGCGATCGTCAAGACCGGCGGAAAGCAGTACAAGGTCGCGGTCGGTGACCTGGTGAAGGTCGAGAAGATCGAGGGTGCGCCGGGCACCTCTGTGGCACTGTCGCCGGTACTCGTCGTCGATGGCGCCGAGCTCACCACCGCAGCCGACAAGCTCGCGAAGGTTGCGGTATCGGCCGAGGTGGTCGAGCAGACCAAGGGCCCGAAGATCCGCATCCACAAGTTCAAGAACAAGACCGGCTACCACAAGCGCCAGGGTCACCGTCAGCCGCTGACGGTCCTGAAGGTCACCGGCATCAAGTAA